One genomic segment of Nitrospira sp. includes these proteins:
- a CDS encoding phosphoribosylanthranilate isomerase translates to MKIKICGITNGEDANVAIRAGADALGFVMYGKSPRFVEPAAARAIVASLPPFVLPVGVFVNEEAERVRALMDECGFALAQLHGDESALYCQNLGRPVLKAFRLKDSGTLLALAEFQGRANVRGVVIDAFSDQAYGGTGQTVDWTLAQEAARSIPVILAGGLTPQNVAGAIQMVRPYGVDVSSGVEQSPGKKDHHKLKAFIEAARLVSV, encoded by the coding sequence ATGAAGATCAAGATCTGCGGCATTACTAATGGAGAAGACGCGAACGTTGCGATACGGGCCGGCGCGGATGCCTTGGGATTTGTCATGTATGGCAAGAGCCCCCGTTTTGTCGAACCAGCGGCGGCGAGAGCCATTGTGGCGAGCCTTCCTCCGTTTGTGCTGCCGGTCGGCGTGTTCGTCAATGAAGAGGCCGAGAGGGTTCGAGCGCTCATGGATGAATGTGGCTTTGCTTTGGCCCAACTCCATGGAGACGAATCAGCTCTGTATTGTCAGAACCTGGGCCGTCCGGTGCTGAAGGCCTTTCGGCTTAAGGATAGTGGTACATTGCTCGCCTTGGCAGAATTCCAAGGGCGCGCGAACGTGCGCGGAGTCGTCATCGATGCCTTTTCAGACCAGGCATATGGAGGCACGGGGCAAACGGTCGATTGGACGTTAGCTCAGGAAGCGGCAAGGTCTATCCCGGTCATTTTGGCTGGTGGTTTGACCCCCCAAAACGTGGCTGGAGCGATCCAGATGGTGCGCCCCTATGGGGTAGATGTCAGCAGCGGAGTGGAACAGAGTCCGGGCAAGAAGGATCACCATAAGCTTAAGGCGTTTATTGAAGCGGCCAGACTTGTGTCCGTCTGA